In Streptomyces ambofaciens ATCC 23877, a single genomic region encodes these proteins:
- the mrdA gene encoding penicillin-binding protein 2, producing the protein MTNIPETGRSTRVQIRLVVIQVLVLSLLGTLGGRLWYLQIRQGDEYAKEASGNHVQQVVQPAPRGSILDARGVALADNETRLVVSASRTDLLKMKDDGEAVLTKLAGVLGMKPKDVMDKVRLCDAETPQPCWNGSPYQPIPVTDEATAKQALQIRERAEDFPGITAEPMAVRRYASPGKANTGQVLGYLSPVTDEEIEKAKDTDSPFLRSDQVGRSGIERQYDKALRGKAGVTRYEVDNLGRVIGEAESDPGVPGSNLVTSIDARVQRVAEYELNEAMKAARKEMDRNTNRLYEADAGAVVVMEAKTGRVVAMASNPTYDPNAWVGGISAKDYKKLTGKESNYPLLNRATQGQAAPGSIFKVVSSSAAVEAGYDFDGGYDCSSSYSVGGQVFKNFESASYGSISIGRALELSCDTVYYRLAHQEWKKDGGMKPKKPNDYFYKAAHQFGLGKETGIDLPNEVTGRVPDRQWKQDYWEANKDAWCKTGKKDGSYVEKLAYEGCLEGNKMRAGDAINYSIGQGDTLVTPIQMATIYGAIANGGTLYDPTIGKAVISPDGKHVDEIEPKAHGKLPISKTTLAKMDDALEGVATRGTAAWRFGGWPQDEIPMHAKTGTAEVHGKQTTSWFATYTDDYAIVMTISQGGTGSGASGPAVRNIYDALYGVSDEGDIDQKKALLPRPQAKLPTIKADGTIPAPKMSKDAVKDLLPEKKASPEDEYAPVEEQQQGTTPPTQTGDNRATRRHRRRGGRGRRGGTGASGSRRTRA; encoded by the coding sequence ATGACTAACATCCCCGAGACCGGCCGCAGCACCCGCGTCCAGATCCGGCTCGTCGTCATCCAGGTCCTGGTCCTCTCCCTCCTCGGCACCCTCGGCGGCAGGCTCTGGTACCTCCAGATCCGCCAGGGCGACGAGTACGCCAAGGAGGCCTCGGGCAACCACGTCCAGCAGGTCGTCCAGCCCGCGCCCCGCGGCTCCATCCTGGACGCGCGCGGCGTGGCGCTCGCCGACAACGAGACCCGGCTCGTCGTCTCCGCCTCCCGCACCGACCTGCTGAAGATGAAGGACGACGGCGAGGCCGTCCTCACCAAGCTCGCCGGCGTCCTCGGCATGAAGCCCAAGGACGTCATGGACAAGGTCCGGCTGTGCGACGCCGAGACCCCCCAGCCCTGCTGGAACGGCTCGCCCTACCAGCCGATCCCCGTCACCGACGAGGCCACCGCCAAGCAGGCCCTCCAGATCCGCGAGCGTGCCGAGGACTTCCCCGGCATCACCGCCGAGCCCATGGCCGTACGCCGCTACGCGAGCCCCGGCAAGGCCAACACCGGACAGGTCCTCGGCTACCTCTCCCCGGTCACCGACGAGGAGATCGAGAAGGCCAAGGACACCGACTCGCCCTTCCTGCGCTCCGACCAGGTCGGCCGCTCCGGCATCGAGCGCCAGTACGACAAGGCGCTGCGCGGCAAGGCCGGCGTCACCCGCTACGAGGTCGACAACCTCGGCCGCGTCATCGGCGAAGCCGAATCCGACCCCGGCGTGCCCGGCTCCAACCTCGTCACCAGCATCGACGCCCGCGTCCAGCGGGTCGCCGAGTACGAGCTGAACGAGGCGATGAAGGCCGCGCGCAAGGAGATGGACCGCAACACCAACCGGCTCTACGAGGCCGACGCCGGCGCGGTCGTGGTGATGGAGGCCAAGACCGGCCGCGTCGTCGCCATGGCCTCCAACCCGACGTACGACCCGAACGCCTGGGTCGGCGGCATCTCCGCCAAGGACTACAAGAAGCTCACCGGCAAGGAGTCCAACTACCCGCTGCTCAACCGGGCCACCCAGGGCCAGGCGGCCCCCGGCTCCATCTTCAAGGTGGTCTCCTCGTCCGCCGCCGTGGAGGCCGGCTACGACTTCGACGGCGGCTACGACTGCTCCAGCTCCTACTCCGTCGGCGGCCAGGTCTTCAAGAACTTCGAGTCGGCCAGCTACGGCTCCATCAGCATCGGCCGCGCCCTGGAACTCTCCTGCGACACCGTCTACTACCGCCTGGCGCACCAGGAGTGGAAGAAGGACGGGGGCATGAAGCCGAAGAAGCCCAACGACTACTTCTACAAGGCCGCCCACCAGTTCGGCCTCGGCAAGGAGACCGGCATCGACCTGCCCAACGAGGTCACCGGCCGCGTCCCCGACCGCCAGTGGAAGCAGGACTACTGGGAGGCCAACAAGGACGCCTGGTGCAAGACGGGCAAGAAGGACGGCTCCTACGTCGAGAAGCTCGCCTACGAAGGCTGCCTCGAGGGCAACAAGATGCGCGCCGGTGACGCCATCAACTACTCCATCGGCCAGGGCGACACCCTCGTCACCCCCATCCAGATGGCCACCATCTACGGAGCCATCGCCAACGGCGGCACCCTCTACGACCCCACCATCGGCAAGGCGGTCATCAGCCCCGACGGCAAGCACGTCGACGAGATCGAGCCCAAGGCGCACGGCAAGCTGCCCATAAGCAAGACCACGCTCGCCAAGATGGACGACGCCCTCGAAGGCGTCGCCACCCGCGGCACCGCCGCCTGGCGGTTCGGCGGCTGGCCCCAGGACGAGATCCCGATGCACGCCAAGACCGGCACCGCCGAGGTCCACGGCAAGCAGACCACCTCCTGGTTCGCCACCTACACCGACGACTACGCGATCGTCATGACGATCTCCCAGGGCGGCACCGGCTCCGGCGCCTCGGGCCCCGCCGTCCGCAACATCTACGACGCGCTCTACGGCGTCTCGGACGAGGGCGACATCGACCAGAAGAAGGCGCTGCTGCCCCGGCCGCAGGCGAAGCTGCCGACGATCAAGGCGGACGGCACCATCCCCGCCCCGAAGATGTCCAAGGACGCCGTCAAGGACCTGCTGCCGGAGAAGAAGGCCTCCCCCGAGGACGAGTACGCCCCCGTCGAGGAACAGCAGCAGGGAACGACCCCGCCGACGCAGACCGGCGACAACCGCGCCACCCGCCGCCACCGGCGG
- the mreD gene encoding rod shape-determining protein MreD gives MRVNRILLSASLVVVALVIQVSVLARLHLPGAVPDLLLLTVLGLALVYGHVGGALVGFGAGLLADLAPPADHAAGRYALVLCLIGYLAGLAKPENGRLRSATGPMAVVVVAAIGTTLLYAGVGALVGDTAARHVGLPSLLFTAALYDLLLAPFVVPGIMALARRAENDPLAESSSASQKADISSGWLSGGTGLRIGNQRNGLRVKAARARVARAGRIKGVKRL, from the coding sequence ATGCGCGTCAACCGGATCCTGCTGTCCGCCTCCCTGGTCGTCGTCGCCCTGGTGATTCAGGTGAGCGTCCTCGCCCGCCTGCACCTGCCCGGCGCCGTCCCCGACCTGCTCCTCCTCACCGTCCTCGGCCTCGCCCTGGTCTACGGCCACGTCGGCGGCGCCCTCGTCGGCTTCGGCGCCGGACTGCTCGCCGACCTCGCCCCGCCCGCCGACCACGCCGCCGGCCGCTACGCCCTGGTGCTCTGCCTCATCGGCTACCTCGCCGGCCTCGCCAAACCGGAGAACGGCCGGCTCAGGTCCGCCACCGGCCCCATGGCCGTCGTGGTCGTCGCGGCCATCGGCACCACCCTGCTCTACGCCGGCGTCGGCGCCCTCGTCGGCGACACCGCCGCCCGCCACGTGGGCCTGCCGAGCCTGCTGTTCACGGCCGCCCTCTACGACCTGCTGCTCGCGCCCTTCGTCGTCCCCGGCATCATGGCCCTCGCCAGACGCGCCGAGAACGACCCGCTGGCCGAGTCCAGCTCCGCGAGCCAGAAAGCCGACATCTCCTCCGGCTGGCTCTCCGGAGGCACCGGTCTGCGCATCGGCAACCAGCGCAACGGACTGCGGGTGAAGGCGGCCCGGGCCCGGGTGGCCCGAGCCGGACGCATCAAGGGGGTCAAGCGGCTGTGA
- the mreC gene encoding rod shape-determining protein MreC encodes MRDTKESRLLLVLLIAIAFALITVDIRGGEDSPVDGARQAAASVFGPIENGVSSAVDPVGNAVSAIRDSGDRHDRLAALETQNAALKAKLGSDERGRSRLKQFDKMLGLAGAGQYGIKGAQVIAIGAAQGFSWTVTIDVGAADGIKRDMTVLNGDGLVGRVTTVGPNSATVLLANDPDFTVGTRMEAGDELGFASGQGGRPLRVELLNGKAEVKKGDRLVTFGSQADKPFVPGVPVGVVSRVDPSGGDLTRILDVTPFVSFTKLDIVGVVVQAPQKDPRDTVLPDKPKPKPTPTVTVTATPSAGAGLDGQSPDGQSPDGQTAPDGRTEQTEPNEQ; translated from the coding sequence GTGAGGGACACGAAAGAGAGCCGGCTGCTCCTGGTGCTGCTGATCGCCATCGCGTTCGCACTGATCACGGTGGACATCCGCGGCGGGGAGGACTCACCGGTCGACGGTGCCCGGCAGGCCGCGGCCTCGGTCTTCGGCCCGATCGAGAACGGGGTGTCCTCCGCCGTCGACCCGGTCGGCAACGCGGTCTCCGCGATCCGCGACTCCGGCGACCGGCACGACCGGCTCGCCGCGCTCGAGACGCAGAACGCGGCCCTGAAGGCGAAGCTCGGCAGCGACGAGCGTGGCCGCAGCCGCCTGAAGCAGTTCGACAAGATGCTCGGACTCGCCGGCGCCGGCCAGTACGGCATCAAGGGCGCCCAGGTCATCGCCATAGGAGCCGCCCAGGGCTTCTCCTGGACCGTCACCATCGACGTCGGTGCGGCCGACGGCATCAAGCGGGACATGACCGTCCTCAACGGCGACGGCCTCGTGGGGCGCGTGACCACCGTCGGGCCGAACAGCGCCACCGTGCTGCTCGCCAACGACCCCGACTTCACCGTCGGCACCCGGATGGAGGCCGGCGACGAACTCGGCTTCGCCTCCGGCCAGGGCGGCCGCCCGCTGCGCGTCGAACTCCTCAACGGCAAGGCCGAGGTCAAGAAGGGCGACCGGCTGGTCACCTTCGGCTCCCAGGCCGACAAGCCGTTCGTGCCGGGCGTCCCTGTCGGCGTCGTCTCCCGTGTCGACCCCTCCGGCGGCGACCTGACCCGCATCCTCGACGTCACGCCGTTCGTCAGCTTCACCAAGCTCGACATCGTCGGCGTCGTCGTCCAGGCCCCGCAGAAGGACCCGCGCGACACGGTGCTCCCGGACAAGCCGAAGCCGAAGCCCACGCCGACCGTCACGGTGACCGCGACCCCGTCCGCCGGGGCCGGCCTCGACGGCCAGTCACCGGACGGGCAGTCACCGGACGGGCAGACCGCGCCGGACGGGCGGACCGAGCAGACCGAGCCGAACGAGCAGTAG
- a CDS encoding rod shape-determining protein has product MSFIGRDMAVDLGTANTLVYVRGRGIVLNEPSVVAINTNTGGILAVGAEAKKMIGRTPGNIVAVRPLKDGVIADFEITERMLRYFILKIHKRRYLARPRVVVCVPSGITGVERRAVIEASSQAGARQVHIIEEPMAAAIGSGLPVHEATGNMVVDIGGGTTEVAVISLGGIVTAQSIRVAGDELDNAIIQHVKKEYSLLLGERTAEQIKITIGSAYDLDSDEHTEIRGRDLVSGLPKTVVISAAEVRKAIEEPVNAIVDAVKTTLDKCPPELSGDIMDRGIVLTGGGALLRGLDERLRRETGMPIHIAEDPLDSVALGSGKCVEEFEALQQVLDAQPRR; this is encoded by the coding sequence ATGTCGTTCATCGGCCGTGACATGGCTGTCGACCTCGGGACCGCCAACACGCTGGTGTACGTCAGGGGTCGCGGGATCGTACTCAACGAGCCGTCCGTCGTCGCGATCAACACCAACACCGGTGGCATCCTCGCGGTCGGCGCCGAAGCGAAGAAGATGATCGGGCGCACGCCCGGCAACATCGTTGCCGTGCGCCCGCTGAAGGACGGCGTCATCGCCGACTTCGAGATCACCGAGCGGATGCTCCGCTACTTCATCCTGAAGATCCACAAGCGGCGGTATCTGGCTCGTCCGCGGGTCGTCGTCTGTGTGCCCTCGGGCATCACCGGCGTCGAGCGCCGCGCCGTCATCGAGGCGTCGTCCCAGGCCGGCGCTCGTCAGGTGCACATCATCGAGGAGCCCATGGCCGCGGCCATCGGCTCCGGCCTGCCGGTCCACGAGGCCACGGGCAACATGGTGGTGGACATCGGCGGCGGCACCACGGAGGTCGCGGTCATCTCGCTCGGCGGCATCGTCACCGCCCAGTCCATCCGTGTCGCGGGTGACGAGCTGGACAACGCGATCATCCAGCACGTCAAGAAGGAGTACAGCCTTCTGCTGGGTGAGCGCACGGCCGAACAGATCAAGATCACGATCGGTTCGGCGTACGACCTCGACTCCGACGAGCACACCGAAATCCGCGGCCGGGACCTCGTCTCCGGGCTGCCCAAGACCGTCGTCATCTCCGCCGCCGAAGTGCGCAAGGCGATCGAGGAGCCGGTCAACGCGATCGTCGACGCCGTCAAGACCACCCTCGACAAGTGTCCGCCGGAGCTGTCCGGCGACATCATGGACCGGGGCATCGTCCTGACCGGCGGCGGCGCCCTGCTGCGCGGGCTCGACGAGCGGCTGCGCCGGGAGACCGGAATGCCGATCCACATCGCCGAGGACCCGCTGGACAGCGTGGCGCTCGGCTCCGGCAAGTGCGTCGAGGAGTTCGAGGCGCTCCAGCAGGTGCTGGACGCCCAGCCCCGCAGATGA
- the ndk gene encoding nucleoside-diphosphate kinase, whose translation MTQRSLVLLKPDAVRRGLTGEIISRIERKAGWQITALELRTLDTDTLEQHYGEHKGKPFYEPLVEFMSSGPVVVLVVEGERVIEGVRALAGSTDPIAAAPGSIRGDFGVIVRENLIHASDSEESAERELKIFFPGRV comes from the coding sequence GTGACCCAGCGCAGCCTCGTCCTCCTCAAGCCCGACGCCGTCCGTCGCGGCCTGACCGGCGAGATCATCAGCCGTATCGAGCGCAAGGCCGGCTGGCAGATCACCGCGCTGGAACTGCGCACCCTGGACACCGACACGCTGGAGCAGCACTACGGCGAGCACAAGGGCAAGCCCTTCTACGAGCCGCTGGTCGAGTTCATGTCGTCCGGTCCGGTCGTCGTCCTGGTCGTCGAGGGCGAGCGGGTCATCGAGGGCGTGCGCGCGCTGGCCGGTTCGACCGACCCGATCGCCGCCGCCCCCGGCTCCATCCGCGGGGACTTCGGCGTGATCGTCCGGGAGAACCTGATCCACGCCTCCGACTCCGAGGAGTCCGCCGAGCGCGAGCTGAAGATCTTCTTCCCGGGCCGGGTCTGA
- a CDS encoding DUF4233 domain-containing protein: MRTLCASTLIGEFFVIGFAGLVAMKDPDLATGTVWTVSGIAMFLCVALCGVVTRPVGVALGWALQIALIASGFIVSSMFFLGAIFAALWWASVHYGRKIDEAKARFAAQAEGAAPDAA, encoded by the coding sequence GTGCGTACGCTCTGTGCTTCGACCTTGATCGGCGAGTTCTTCGTCATCGGCTTCGCCGGACTGGTCGCCATGAAGGACCCGGACCTGGCCACGGGGACGGTGTGGACGGTCAGCGGCATCGCGATGTTCCTGTGCGTGGCCCTGTGCGGCGTGGTGACCCGGCCGGTCGGCGTCGCCCTCGGCTGGGCCCTGCAGATCGCCCTGATCGCCTCCGGGTTCATCGTGTCGTCCATGTTCTTCCTGGGCGCGATCTTCGCGGCCCTGTGGTGGGCCTCGGTGCACTACGGGCGGAAGATCGACGAGGCGAAGGCGAGGTTCGCCGCCCAGGCCGAGGGCGCGGCCCCCGACGCCGCCTGA
- the folC gene encoding bifunctional tetrahydrofolate synthase/dihydrofolate synthase: protein MSDIPGQNDPPEPDDSTSDFDEIIAAETTRDPDLAVIEAGSRTLRTQGGPPQADVPGRPEDPEVDRALREVEAELATRWGETKLEPSVSRIAALMDVLGDPQRSYPSIHITGTNGKTSTARMIEALLGAFELRTGRYTSPHVQSITERISLDGAAIAAERFIETYQDIKPYVEMVDGQQEYRLSFFEVLTAMAYAAFADAPVDVAVVEVGMGGSWDATNVIDGDVAVVTPIDLDHTDRLGETPGAIATEKAGIVKQDATVILAQQPVDAAQVMLKKAVDVNATVAREGLEFGVVAREVAVGGQLVTLRGLGGEYTEIYLPLHGAHQAHNAAVALAAVEAFFGVGAQRPEPLDVDTVRKAFAAVASPGRMEVVRRSPTVVLDAAHNPAGARVTAEAVGEAFQFSRLIGVVGASGDKNVRGLLEAFEPVFAEVVVTQNTSHRAMDADELAGIAVEVFGEDRVQVEPRLPDALEAAITLAEEEGEFAGGGVLVTGSVITVGEARLLLGKG from the coding sequence GTGAGCGACATCCCCGGCCAGAACGACCCGCCCGAGCCCGACGACTCCACCAGCGACTTCGACGAGATCATCGCGGCCGAGACCACCCGCGACCCCGACCTCGCCGTCATCGAGGCCGGCAGCCGCACGCTGCGCACCCAGGGCGGCCCCCCGCAGGCCGACGTGCCCGGGCGCCCCGAGGACCCCGAGGTGGACCGGGCGCTGCGCGAGGTCGAGGCGGAGCTCGCGACCCGCTGGGGCGAGACCAAGCTGGAGCCCTCCGTCTCCCGCATCGCCGCGCTGATGGACGTGCTGGGCGACCCGCAGCGGTCGTACCCCTCCATCCACATCACGGGGACCAACGGCAAGACCTCCACCGCCCGCATGATCGAGGCCCTGCTCGGCGCCTTCGAGCTGCGCACCGGGCGGTACACCTCGCCGCACGTGCAGTCGATCACCGAGCGGATCAGCCTGGACGGCGCCGCGATCGCCGCCGAGCGGTTCATCGAGACGTACCAGGACATCAAGCCGTACGTCGAGATGGTCGACGGGCAGCAGGAGTACCGGCTGTCGTTCTTCGAGGTGCTGACCGCCATGGCGTACGCCGCCTTCGCCGACGCGCCCGTCGACGTGGCCGTCGTCGAGGTCGGCATGGGCGGTTCCTGGGACGCCACCAACGTCATCGACGGGGACGTCGCCGTCGTCACCCCCATCGACCTGGACCACACCGACCGGCTCGGCGAGACGCCCGGCGCGATCGCCACCGAGAAGGCCGGCATCGTCAAGCAGGACGCCACCGTGATCCTGGCCCAGCAGCCGGTGGACGCGGCGCAGGTCATGCTGAAGAAGGCGGTGGACGTCAACGCCACCGTGGCCCGCGAAGGGCTGGAGTTCGGCGTCGTCGCGCGGGAGGTCGCCGTCGGCGGGCAGCTGGTGACCCTGCGTGGGCTCGGCGGCGAGTACACCGAGATCTACCTGCCGCTGCACGGCGCCCACCAGGCGCACAACGCGGCGGTCGCGCTGGCCGCCGTCGAGGCGTTCTTCGGCGTCGGCGCGCAGCGCCCCGAGCCGCTGGACGTCGACACCGTGCGCAAGGCCTTCGCCGCCGTCGCCTCACCGGGGCGGATGGAGGTGGTCCGGCGCTCGCCGACCGTGGTGCTGGACGCCGCGCACAACCCGGCGGGCGCCCGCGTCACCGCCGAGGCGGTCGGGGAGGCCTTCCAGTTCAGCCGGCTCATCGGCGTGGTCGGTGCCAGCGGCGACAAGAACGTGCGCGGGCTCCTGGAGGCCTTCGAGCCGGTCTTCGCCGAGGTCGTCGTCACCCAGAACACCAGTCACCGCGCGATGGACGCCGACGAGCTGGCCGGGATCGCCGTCGAGGTGTTCGGCGAGGACCGCGTCCAGGTCGAGCCGCGACTGCCGGACGCCCTGGAGGCCGCGATCACGCTGGCCGAGGAGGAGGGCGAGTTCGCGGGCGGCGGTGTGCTCGTCACCGGTTCCGTCATCACCGTCGGAGAAGCCCGGCTGCTGCTGGGGAAGGGCTGA
- a CDS encoding valine--tRNA ligase codes for MTENTQQPQAAPTTELPTQYTPAEVEGKLYERWVERGYFEADAASDKPPYTVVIPPPNVTGSLHLGHAFEHTLIDALTRRKRMQGYETLWQPGMDHAGIATQNVVERELAKEGKSRHDLGREAFVERVWQWKAESGGQISGQMRRLGDAVAWSRERFTMDEGLSQAVQTIFKRLYDDELIYRAERIINWCPRCLTAISDIEVEYQDDDGELVSMKYGDGDETIVVATTRAETMLGDTAVAVHPEDERYKHLVGKLIKLPLTDRSIPVVADEHVDPEFGTGAVKVTPAHDPNDFEIGQRHDLPAIAVMDEHAVITAHGPFQGLDRLEARSAIVAALRAEGRIVAEKRPYVHSVGHCSRCKTTIEPRLSMQWWVKVGPLAKAAGDAVREGKVKIHPQEMEKRYFDWVDNLHDWCISRQLWWGHRIPVWYGPNGEIVCVGPDEQPPSGEGWYQDADVLDTWFSSGLWPFSTLGWPERTDSLAKFYPNSVLVTGYDILFFWVARMMMFGLYAMDGTPPFHTIALHGMVRDQNGKKMSKSFGNVVNPLDWMDKYGSDALRFTLARGANPGVDVPIGEDWVQGSRNFANKIWNATRFALMNGATVEGPLPDASAMSSTDRWILSRLNSVVAEVDAYYEDYQFAKLSDTLFHFAWDEVFDWYVELSKTTFQAGGEAAEVSKRVLGEVLDVTLRLLHPVVPFVTETLWTTLTGGESVVIAQWPTDSGFRDADAEREIETVQSVITEVRRFRADQGLQPGQRVPARLTLAGSALAAHEAAVRQLLRLQPEGDAFTATATLPVAGVEVALDLSGVIDFAAERKRLAKDLAAAEKEKAQATAKLGNEAFLAKAPDQVVDKIRGRLAKADEDIARIQAQLEKLPQA; via the coding sequence GTGACCGAGAACACTCAGCAGCCGCAAGCAGCGCCCACGACCGAACTGCCGACCCAGTACACGCCGGCCGAGGTAGAGGGGAAGCTGTACGAGCGCTGGGTAGAACGGGGCTACTTCGAGGCGGACGCGGCCAGCGACAAGCCTCCGTACACCGTCGTCATCCCGCCGCCGAACGTCACGGGCAGCCTGCACCTCGGGCACGCCTTCGAGCACACGCTCATCGACGCCCTGACCCGCCGCAAGCGGATGCAGGGGTACGAGACGCTGTGGCAGCCCGGCATGGACCACGCCGGCATCGCCACGCAGAACGTCGTCGAGCGGGAGCTGGCCAAGGAGGGCAAGTCCCGGCACGACCTCGGCCGGGAGGCCTTCGTCGAGCGGGTCTGGCAGTGGAAGGCCGAGTCCGGCGGGCAGATCAGCGGCCAGATGCGGCGCCTCGGCGACGCGGTCGCCTGGTCGCGTGAGCGCTTCACGATGGACGAGGGCCTCTCCCAGGCCGTCCAGACCATCTTCAAGCGGCTCTACGACGACGAGCTGATCTACCGCGCCGAGCGCATCATCAACTGGTGCCCCAGGTGTCTGACGGCCATCTCCGACATCGAGGTCGAGTACCAGGACGACGACGGCGAGCTCGTCTCCATGAAGTACGGCGACGGGGACGAGACGATCGTCGTCGCCACCACCCGTGCCGAGACGATGCTCGGTGACACCGCCGTCGCCGTCCACCCGGAGGACGAGCGGTACAAGCACCTCGTCGGCAAGCTGATCAAGCTGCCGCTGACCGACCGCTCCATCCCGGTCGTCGCCGACGAGCACGTCGACCCCGAGTTCGGCACCGGCGCCGTCAAGGTGACGCCCGCCCACGACCCGAACGACTTCGAGATCGGCCAGCGCCACGACCTGCCCGCCATCGCCGTGATGGACGAGCACGCCGTCATCACCGCCCACGGCCCCTTCCAGGGCCTGGACCGGCTGGAGGCCCGCTCCGCCATCGTCGCCGCACTGCGCGCCGAGGGCCGGATCGTCGCCGAGAAGCGGCCCTACGTCCACTCCGTCGGCCACTGCTCGCGCTGCAAGACCACCATCGAGCCGCGCCTGTCCATGCAGTGGTGGGTCAAGGTCGGCCCGCTCGCCAAGGCGGCCGGTGACGCCGTCCGCGAGGGCAAGGTCAAGATCCACCCGCAGGAGATGGAGAAGCGGTACTTCGACTGGGTCGACAACCTCCACGACTGGTGCATCTCGCGCCAGCTGTGGTGGGGCCACCGCATCCCCGTCTGGTACGGCCCGAACGGCGAGATCGTCTGCGTCGGCCCCGACGAGCAGCCGCCGAGCGGTGAGGGCTGGTACCAGGACGCCGACGTCCTGGACACCTGGTTCTCCTCGGGCCTGTGGCCGTTCTCCACGCTGGGCTGGCCGGAGCGGACCGACTCGCTGGCGAAGTTCTACCCGAACTCCGTCCTGGTCACCGGCTACGACATCCTCTTCTTCTGGGTCGCCCGGATGATGATGTTCGGTCTGTACGCGATGGACGGGACCCCGCCGTTCCACACCATCGCCCTGCACGGCATGGTCCGTGACCAGAACGGCAAGAAGATGTCCAAGTCCTTCGGGAACGTCGTGAACCCGCTGGACTGGATGGACAAGTACGGCTCCGACGCCCTGCGCTTCACCCTCGCGCGCGGCGCCAACCCGGGCGTCGACGTCCCGATCGGCGAGGACTGGGTCCAGGGCTCCCGGAACTTCGCCAACAAGATCTGGAACGCCACCCGCTTCGCGCTGATGAACGGCGCGACCGTGGAGGGCCCGCTGCCGGACGCGTCGGCGATGTCCTCGACGGACCGGTGGATCCTGTCGCGGCTGAACTCGGTCGTCGCCGAGGTCGACGCGTACTACGAGGACTACCAGTTCGCGAAGTTGTCCGACACCCTGTTCCACTTCGCCTGGGACGAGGTCTTCGACTGGTACGTCGAACTGTCGAAGACCACCTTCCAGGCGGGCGGCGAGGCCGCCGAGGTCAGCAAGCGCGTCCTCGGCGAGGTCCTCGACGTCACGCTGCGGCTGCTGCACCCGGTCGTCCCCTTCGTCACCGAGACGCTGTGGACGACGCTCACGGGCGGCGAGTCGGTCGTGATCGCCCAGTGGCCGACGGACTCGGGCTTCCGGGACGCGGACGCCGAGCGGGAGATCGAGACCGTCCAGTCGGTGATCACCGAGGTCCGCCGCTTCCGCGCCGACCAGGGCCTCCAGCCCGGCCAGCGGGTCCCGGCCCGGCTGACCCTCGCGGGCAGCGCGCTCGCCGCGCACGAGGCGGCCGTCCGGCAGCTGCTGCGGCTCCAGCCGGAGGGTGACGCCTTCACGGCGACGGCGACGCTGCCGGTCGCGGGCGTCGAGGTCGCGCTCGACCTCTCCGGCGTCATCGACTTCGCCGCCGAGCGCAAGCGGCTGGCGAAGGACCTCGCCGCCGCCGAGAAGGAGAAGGCGCAGGCCACGGCCAAGCTGGGCAACGAGGCGTTCCTCGCCAAGGCGCCCGACCAGGTCGTGGACAAGATCCGCGGGCGGCTGGCCAAGGCGGACGAGGACATCGCCCGCATCCAGGCCCAGCTGGAGAAGCTGCCGCAGGCGTGA